Proteins found in one Lysinibacillus fusiformis genomic segment:
- a CDS encoding YfcC family protein — protein MVNLQQEKKIDEPRIKGINAFVLMFIIILVMSLLTYILPAGQYERVESNGRMVVDPESFQYISSNPVGFLEIFNSVHLGMLEGASIILFVFLFGGALGIMQKTGAIDSFIKVMASKFGKQEYVLIPILVLIFASLGTLIGSAEDTLVYIAIIIPLTMALGMDAITGFAIVMLGTLATGFTSGITNPFNIGVAQTIAELPMYSGMSYRIVVFIVFYILTVLYIYRHAKKVKSDPSKGIYGKFKREESIKIDLDFKMSPRHLLALLVLLANFVALIVGVIKFQWYISEIGGVFLLSSIIMSIICKIGPNKMAEGFISGARDMVEGALIIGFAQTILVITTNGGLIDTILHFVSNTVSVLPASINAVGMFLLQLCLNFLVPSGSGQAALTMPIMTPLADLIGVTRQTAVLAFQFGDGISNMVIPTSGVLLAGLAIAGIPFSKWVKWVFPYFLIQTGLAISLLVIAHLMNYGPF, from the coding sequence ATGGTAAACCTGCAGCAAGAAAAAAAGATAGATGAACCACGCATAAAAGGAATTAATGCATTTGTATTAATGTTTATTATTATTTTAGTTATGTCTTTATTGACCTATATATTACCAGCAGGTCAGTATGAAAGAGTCGAGAGTAATGGAAGAATGGTTGTAGATCCAGAATCCTTTCAATATATTAGTTCAAATCCTGTTGGTTTTCTTGAAATATTTAATAGTGTGCATTTGGGGATGCTTGAAGGTGCTTCCATTATCTTATTCGTCTTTTTATTCGGTGGCGCTTTAGGGATTATGCAAAAGACAGGGGCGATTGATTCTTTTATTAAGGTTATGGCCTCAAAGTTTGGAAAACAAGAATACGTATTAATCCCTATTCTAGTTTTAATATTTGCTAGTTTAGGAACACTAATTGGTTCCGCAGAAGATACGCTTGTATATATAGCTATAATTATCCCGTTAACGATGGCGCTTGGAATGGATGCGATTACTGGCTTTGCCATCGTAATGCTAGGTACCTTAGCAACGGGCTTTACCTCAGGTATTACAAATCCTTTTAACATCGGTGTAGCCCAAACCATTGCAGAGCTTCCAATGTATTCAGGGATGTCATATCGAATAGTGGTATTCATTGTGTTTTATATTTTGACTGTACTTTATATTTACAGACATGCAAAAAAAGTAAAGAGTGATCCATCGAAAGGGATCTACGGAAAGTTTAAACGTGAAGAAAGCATTAAAATTGATTTGGACTTTAAGATGAGTCCACGACATTTGCTAGCATTACTGGTACTTTTGGCGAATTTTGTAGCATTGATTGTAGGGGTAATAAAATTTCAGTGGTATATAAGTGAAATTGGCGGAGTTTTTTTACTAAGTAGCATTATCATGTCGATTATTTGTAAAATTGGTCCGAATAAAATGGCTGAAGGTTTTATTTCTGGTGCTCGAGATATGGTGGAAGGAGCATTAATCATTGGATTTGCGCAAACAATTCTGGTGATTACTACAAATGGAGGATTAATTGATACCATTCTTCATTTTGTTTCGAATACTGTAAGTGTGCTCCCTGCTTCGATTAACGCGGTAGGAATGTTTTTACTTCAGCTTTGCTTAAATTTCTTAGTACCATCTGGGAGTGGACAAGCAGCGTTAACAATGCCGATAATGACACCTTTAGCAGATTTAATCGGTGTAACTAGACAAACAGCAGTATTGGCTTTCCAGTTTGGCGATGGTATCTCGAATATGGTGATTCCTACAAGTGGCGTTTTATTAGCGGGATTAGCAATAGCAGGCATTCCATTTTCAAAGTGGGTTAAGTGGGTATTTCCTTATTTTCTGATACAGACAGGCTTAGCGATTAGTTTGTTAGTCATTGCTCATCTCATGAACTATGGACCGTTTTAA
- the helD gene encoding RNA polymerase recycling motor HelD encodes MENQKEWLEEKHHLEDSLHIIVHKIKELQHKEKGFKENAVALKKSFWNDVRVNLDTAEDVDETFFAIKQQAELLSDSELAQERAIRNVKVYERLQQSPYFARIDFLQNGQQDPLKIYIGVSTLLDKQDENIVIFDWRAPISSMYYDYTPGDASYETLGEEIHGEMLLKRQFIIKNGQLQSMFNTGLTIGDDLLLDILAQNANEHIRSIVATIQAEQNKIIRHVNSRYLIVEGVAGSGKTAVALQRVAYLLYRYRDEMTADQILLITPNQLFNQYVHSVLPDLGEDNMQQLTFIEYAEKRLGRQFQLEYPYEQLENLLTEKDSAHYQTKLSIISFKASLAYKHLMDQYVGYLSNKDLLFKNIVFRGERIITAKEINEYFYSFPSTMSIPDRLQLVKEWLLQQLTKLEKAERTKEWVEEATELLDKEDYSKSYSELLYEGRYTENSFDDFDQERSKLARQIVKKHFKPLRNSVSQLKFVHILGTYRQLFDLNSSINKDLQHLMPDNWGDICQQTLPNLAKRLIAYEDAAPFLYLQDKIEGQQTNRMIRHVLIDEAQDYSPFQLTVLQQLFPKARMTILGDGHQTIHPHTFNNPSLLDPQLYGEQAEKMILTKSYRSTKQIIQLTSKILNDGSEVEAFNRTGPEPSITIVPNELELMDQIIQNINHLSTKFETIAVICKTAAECSAVYKQLNNRVDIQLINHNTKQFKKGILLLPAYMAKGIEFDAVIIYNASAANYSRESERYYFYTACTRAMHELHIYSINKLTYFLQ; translated from the coding sequence TTGGAAAATCAAAAAGAATGGCTAGAAGAAAAGCATCACCTTGAGGATTCTTTACACATCATTGTTCACAAAATTAAAGAGTTACAGCACAAAGAAAAAGGCTTTAAAGAAAATGCTGTCGCCTTAAAGAAATCTTTTTGGAACGATGTTAGAGTCAATTTAGATACTGCTGAGGATGTCGACGAAACCTTTTTTGCAATTAAGCAACAGGCGGAGCTTTTATCTGACTCAGAGCTTGCACAGGAACGTGCAATTCGCAACGTGAAGGTGTATGAACGTTTACAACAGTCACCCTATTTTGCTCGTATTGACTTTTTACAAAATGGTCAACAAGACCCTTTAAAAATTTATATAGGTGTATCCACATTATTGGATAAACAGGATGAAAATATCGTCATTTTTGACTGGCGAGCACCTATATCAAGTATGTATTATGATTACACACCTGGCGATGCTTCCTACGAAACGTTAGGTGAAGAAATTCATGGAGAAATGCTGTTAAAACGGCAATTTATTATTAAAAATGGTCAACTACAATCCATGTTTAACACGGGCCTTACAATTGGTGATGACTTATTGCTTGATATTCTTGCACAAAATGCAAATGAGCATATTCGTAGTATTGTTGCAACAATTCAAGCAGAACAAAATAAGATTATTCGCCATGTAAATTCACGCTATCTTATCGTTGAGGGCGTTGCAGGTAGTGGCAAAACAGCTGTAGCCTTACAGCGGGTAGCCTATCTATTGTATCGTTATCGTGATGAAATGACTGCCGATCAAATTTTGCTAATTACACCTAATCAACTTTTTAATCAATATGTTCATTCAGTCTTACCTGATTTAGGTGAAGACAATATGCAGCAATTAACGTTTATAGAATATGCTGAAAAACGATTAGGTAGACAGTTTCAATTGGAATATCCTTATGAGCAACTTGAAAACCTGTTAACAGAAAAAGATAGTGCTCATTATCAAACAAAATTAAGCATCATTTCTTTTAAAGCGAGTCTTGCTTATAAACATTTGATGGATCAATATGTTGGTTATTTATCCAATAAAGATTTGTTATTTAAAAATATCGTTTTTCGTGGAGAACGAATTATTACTGCAAAAGAAATTAATGAATACTTCTATTCTTTTCCTTCCACCATGTCGATACCGGATCGCCTACAATTAGTAAAAGAATGGTTATTGCAACAACTAACAAAATTGGAAAAGGCCGAACGTACAAAGGAATGGGTAGAAGAAGCAACTGAGCTATTAGATAAAGAAGACTACTCCAAATCTTATAGTGAGCTTTTATATGAGGGACGCTATACTGAAAACTCATTTGATGATTTTGATCAAGAACGCTCTAAATTAGCGAGACAAATTGTCAAAAAACACTTTAAACCATTACGTAACTCCGTTAGCCAGTTAAAGTTTGTCCATATATTGGGTACGTATCGACAGCTCTTTGATTTGAATAGTTCTATTAACAAGGATTTACAGCACCTTATGCCAGACAATTGGGGGGATATTTGTCAGCAAACACTCCCTAATTTAGCAAAGCGTTTGATTGCCTACGAGGATGCTGCGCCATTTTTATACTTACAGGACAAAATTGAAGGACAGCAGACCAATAGGATGATCCGTCATGTATTAATTGATGAAGCACAAGACTATTCACCATTCCAACTGACGGTATTACAGCAGTTATTTCCAAAAGCACGTATGACCATTTTAGGTGATGGTCATCAAACGATTCACCCGCATACCTTTAATAATCCTTCCCTACTCGACCCTCAATTATATGGTGAGCAGGCAGAAAAAATGATTTTAACGAAAAGCTATCGTTCGACAAAGCAAATCATTCAACTCACTTCCAAAATTTTGAATGATGGTAGTGAGGTAGAAGCTTTTAACCGAACTGGCCCTGAACCATCGATTACTATCGTGCCAAATGAACTCGAATTAATGGATCAAATTATTCAAAACATCAACCATTTATCTACCAAATTTGAAACAATTGCTGTCATCTGTAAAACTGCAGCCGAATGCTCTGCTGTTTACAAGCAATTAAACAATCGAGTAGATATTCAATTGATCAACCATAATACGAAGCAATTTAAAAAGGGTATTTTATTACTTCCAGCTTATATGGCGAAGGGCATCGAATTTGATGCGGTAATCATCTATAATGCATCTGCCGCTAATTACTCAAGAGAAAGCGAACGGTACTATTTTTATACAGCCTGTACAAGAGCTATGCATGAATTGCACATTTATTCCATCAACAAATTAACCTATTTCCTTCAATAA
- a CDS encoding amino acid ABC transporter ATP-binding protein produces MLEIKNIHKSFGGNEILKGVDLAIDKGDVVVILGPSGSGKTTLLRCINFLEKADQGHATFGEIQVDFQHVKKKDVHAIRQRVAFVFQNYNLFTNKTALENVTEGLIIGRKIPKAQAVEIGKKALDKVGLTEKYNAYPSQLSGGQQQRVGIARAVALNPDIILFDEPTSALDPELVGEVLQVMKNIAAEGTTMLVVTHEMGFAKDVANRVIFMDGGVVVEEGNPHDIFVSPKEERTKKFLKRVIPEDYTFYI; encoded by the coding sequence ATGTTAGAAATTAAAAATATTCATAAATCATTTGGTGGCAATGAAATTTTAAAGGGTGTTGATTTAGCTATTGATAAAGGGGATGTTGTTGTTATTTTAGGCCCCAGTGGCTCAGGAAAAACAACATTATTACGTTGTATCAATTTTTTAGAGAAGGCTGATCAAGGCCATGCGACATTTGGAGAGATTCAAGTTGATTTTCAACATGTAAAGAAAAAAGACGTACATGCAATTCGCCAGCGTGTCGCATTTGTCTTCCAAAACTATAATCTATTCACAAATAAAACGGCATTAGAAAATGTAACGGAAGGGTTAATCATTGGACGTAAAATTCCGAAGGCACAGGCTGTGGAAATTGGTAAAAAGGCTCTTGATAAGGTAGGTTTAACAGAAAAATATAATGCCTATCCAAGTCAGTTGTCAGGGGGTCAACAGCAACGTGTTGGTATTGCACGCGCAGTAGCATTGAATCCTGATATTATTTTATTTGATGAACCAACGTCCGCACTCGACCCTGAATTAGTAGGTGAGGTTCTACAGGTTATGAAAAATATTGCTGCTGAAGGTACAACAATGCTTGTGGTGACACACGAAATGGGCTTTGCCAAAGATGTAGCCAATCGTGTAATTTTCATGGATGGAGGAGTTGTCGTAGAGGAAGGCAACCCTCATGATATTTTCGTCAGCCCAAAAGAAGAGCGCACAAAGAAATTTTTAAAACGTGTCATTCCAGAAGATTATACGTTCTATATATAA
- a CDS encoding amino acid ABC transporter permease, producing the protein MNYQFLLETFFVALSGVPIALLVTVVALAIALPLGFLLALTRINKIPVVHHLAKIYVSFVRGTPIIIQIFIIYSSIPLMLKMIFEKYHIAYDIYKINPIWYAFIVFAFSSTAILIEVFRSALSTIEKGQLEAAHSVGLTTFQAYTRIIIPQALVVALPNICTATVNLIKATSLGYAMSLPEITLKAKVAANVGYNYVEAYLDIFIVYLILCSTVEYLFKRYEKYLSKYKMANA; encoded by the coding sequence GTGAATTATCAATTTTTACTTGAAACATTTTTCGTAGCATTATCTGGTGTTCCTATCGCACTCCTTGTCACAGTTGTTGCTTTGGCGATAGCTTTGCCACTTGGATTTTTGTTGGCACTAACTAGGATTAATAAAATTCCAGTTGTCCATCATCTAGCAAAAATATATGTTTCTTTTGTGCGAGGAACGCCGATCATTATACAAATTTTTATTATCTATAGCAGTATACCGTTAATGTTAAAAATGATTTTTGAAAAGTATCATATTGCGTATGATATTTATAAAATCAATCCAATTTGGTATGCGTTTATTGTGTTTGCATTCAGTTCAACAGCGATTTTAATAGAGGTGTTTCGTTCTGCGTTAAGTACGATTGAAAAGGGACAATTAGAGGCAGCTCACTCAGTGGGATTGACAACATTCCAAGCATATACTCGAATTATCATTCCACAAGCATTAGTAGTGGCATTGCCAAATATTTGTACAGCTACGGTTAATCTCATTAAAGCTACGTCTCTAGGCTATGCAATGTCGCTTCCTGAAATTACGCTGAAGGCAAAAGTAGCCGCAAACGTTGGCTACAATTATGTGGAAGCCTATCTGGATATCTTTATCGTGTACTTAATTTTATGTAGCACGGTTGAATACTTGTTTAAGCGCTATGAAAAATATTTAAGCAAATACAAAATGGCAAATGCCTAA
- a CDS encoding amino acid ABC transporter permease, with protein sequence MDKYFDATYIWNAIPVLLPFLKITFLVAGSSIILGTLFGLLLAAAKLSSVKWLIKFANLYTTIMRCTPSIVLLFLVYYGVPALAENVGLNLHSIETAIFVVVTFTLQFAAIMSEVIRSAYLAIPKGQFEAAVSVGLTPFQAYRRIIFPQALVVALPNFGNGMIALLQEGALAYTIGLIDIVGKANLIIASNINAHALEIYIALAIIYWVLSIIIEKIFTMLEKVFGKGKKTLETT encoded by the coding sequence ATGGATAAATATTTTGATGCAACCTACATTTGGAACGCAATTCCAGTGTTATTGCCATTTTTAAAAATTACGTTCTTAGTTGCAGGGTCCTCCATTATCTTAGGTACCCTATTCGGCTTATTGTTGGCGGCAGCTAAGCTATCTTCAGTGAAGTGGCTTATTAAATTCGCTAATCTGTATACAACGATTATGCGTTGTACACCATCCATTGTTTTATTATTTCTTGTCTATTATGGGGTCCCAGCATTAGCAGAAAATGTTGGTCTTAATCTCCACTCAATTGAAACGGCCATATTTGTTGTCGTCACATTCACCTTACAATTCGCAGCAATAATGTCTGAGGTGATACGATCCGCCTACTTAGCTATTCCAAAAGGGCAGTTTGAAGCAGCTGTTAGTGTTGGGCTAACACCGTTCCAAGCCTATCGTCGAATTATTTTTCCACAGGCCCTGGTCGTAGCTTTGCCGAACTTTGGCAATGGCATGATTGCTTTATTACAAGAAGGTGCGCTCGCTTATACAATCGGTTTAATTGATATTGTAGGCAAGGCGAATTTAATTATTGCGAGTAACATCAATGCGCATGCTTTAGAAATTTATATTGCATTGGCTATTATTTATTGGGTGCTATCTATTATTATAGAAAAAATATTTACTATGTTAGAAAAGGTATTTGGTAAGGGTAAGAAGACCTTAGAAACAACTTAA
- a CDS encoding transporter substrate-binding domain-containing protein, protein MKKNKIFQFAAVGLASIALLTGCNSGESADKDSGNGEKVRTVKVAYDQASKPISYIDDNGNPTGYDVEVMKLVDELLPDYQFEYVGTTSDDLLIGVEQGKYQVGVKNAFFTQERTEKFIFPKEFLGLSSAGLVLRKEDEGVKTLADFAKKGYSLAPIAANNAQYTIIDEYNTANPDNKVKLEAGDAFTVDVVQWVNEGRVDGGVMIEGPFKQQVLAEDGPYYNLKDDVVYNEFAVIKTWPLFNKKEQEFADAYDKAIAQVKEQKKTNELSTKFYGRDLFEVLENVNR, encoded by the coding sequence ATGAAGAAGAATAAGATATTTCAATTTGCAGCGGTTGGTTTGGCATCTATAGCATTATTAACAGGTTGTAATTCAGGAGAATCTGCAGATAAAGATTCAGGTAATGGTGAAAAGGTTCGTACAGTAAAGGTTGCCTACGATCAAGCGTCAAAACCTATTAGTTACATCGACGATAATGGTAATCCAACAGGTTATGATGTCGAAGTAATGAAATTAGTAGATGAGTTATTACCTGACTATCAATTTGAGTATGTAGGTACTACAAGTGATGATTTGTTAATTGGTGTAGAGCAAGGGAAATATCAAGTAGGGGTTAAAAATGCATTCTTTACGCAGGAGCGTACAGAGAAGTTTATTTTCCCAAAGGAATTTTTAGGTTTAAGTAGCGCTGGTCTAGTTTTACGTAAAGAGGATGAAGGTGTGAAAACATTAGCGGATTTTGCCAAAAAGGGCTATTCATTGGCACCAATTGCTGCAAATAATGCTCAATATACAATTATTGATGAGTATAATACGGCCAATCCCGATAATAAAGTAAAACTTGAGGCTGGTGACGCATTTACAGTCGATGTAGTGCAGTGGGTAAATGAAGGTCGTGTTGATGGTGGTGTCATGATTGAAGGACCATTTAAACAACAAGTACTTGCAGAAGATGGCCCATATTATAACCTAAAAGATGACGTTGTCTATAACGAATTTGCTGTTATTAAAACATGGCCACTGTTCAATAAAAAAGAGCAGGAATTTGCTGACGCTTATGATAAAGCGATAGCTCAGGTTAAAGAACAAAAGAAAACAAATGAATTAAGTACAAAATTCTATGGCCGTGATTTATTTGAAGTACTGGAAAATGTAAATCGTTAG
- a CDS encoding acyl-CoA dehydrogenase family protein encodes MKNLFVKTERQRFWLDQLATIAEPIKAEAVEVDEQSRFPFEAHRLLLQIGYPQLTLPKQYGGEGLSVYDMVLVQETLASYDENASLSLGWTLGVVGEIYETKLWTDELLTAFAEEIKRGAMINRAVSEAATGSPTRGGRPGTNAISTKDGWLLNGRKIFTTASPVLDYFLTSAWIEEKQQVGFFLIHKDSVGLSIEENWEMSAMRGTSSHDLVLKDVIVATEHLVELPSHPSGGKINGWILHIPATYLGIAQAARDYAIHFANHHQPNSLNAPISTLPNVQQLLGDIELKLHQARFVLYGVAEAYDDPARRGLITNEMAVAKHTVTNMAIDIVDKAMRVVGAKSLQLSNPLQRYYRNVRAGLHNPPMDDMTIIKLATAAIEQQKLTEN; translated from the coding sequence TTGAAGAATTTATTTGTAAAAACTGAGCGACAACGATTTTGGTTAGATCAGCTAGCTACTATTGCTGAGCCAATCAAGGCAGAGGCTGTTGAGGTAGATGAACAATCTCGTTTTCCGTTTGAAGCACATCGGTTACTTTTGCAAATAGGCTATCCACAACTCACTTTACCGAAACAATATGGCGGAGAAGGCTTATCTGTCTATGATATGGTCCTTGTACAAGAAACGCTAGCAAGCTATGACGAGAATGCTTCTCTTTCCCTTGGATGGACATTAGGCGTTGTCGGAGAAATATATGAAACTAAGCTATGGACTGATGAGCTATTAACAGCGTTCGCTGAAGAAATAAAGAGAGGTGCCATGATTAATAGAGCTGTCAGTGAGGCAGCAACAGGTAGCCCAACACGAGGGGGGCGACCAGGAACAAATGCCATTTCTACAAAAGATGGCTGGTTATTAAATGGGCGCAAAATCTTTACGACTGCATCGCCAGTGCTAGATTATTTCCTTACTTCCGCTTGGATTGAAGAAAAGCAGCAAGTTGGTTTCTTCCTGATTCATAAGGATTCAGTAGGTCTATCCATTGAGGAGAATTGGGAAATGTCTGCAATGCGGGGCACAAGCAGCCATGACCTTGTGTTAAAAGATGTCATTGTGGCAACAGAGCATTTAGTAGAGTTACCAAGTCACCCGAGTGGTGGCAAGATAAATGGCTGGATACTTCATATCCCGGCAACATACTTAGGCATTGCACAAGCTGCTCGTGATTATGCTATCCATTTTGCCAATCATCATCAACCGAATAGCTTGAATGCTCCAATAAGTACATTGCCAAATGTACAACAGCTTTTAGGGGATATTGAATTAAAGCTCCATCAAGCACGATTTGTCTTATATGGAGTGGCCGAGGCTTACGATGATCCAGCTAGACGTGGATTAATAACAAATGAAATGGCTGTTGCGAAACATACTGTCACAAACATGGCAATAGATATAGTCGATAAAGCGATGCGTGTTGTAGGGGCAAAAAGCTTGCAGCTATCCAATCCATTACAACGCTATTATCGTAACGTTCGTGCGGGACTTCATAATCCACCGATGGATGATATGACGATTATTAAATTAGCGACTGCCGCTATTGAACAGCAGAAATTAACTGAAAATTAA
- a CDS encoding VOC family protein, translating into MIHQIGQVMLYVNDQDMAVKFWTEKVGFVVISEQEKAGMRWIEIAPTKEAQTSFVLHNKEMIAKMQPELNLGTPSIMFYADKIEEMYQDFQAKGIKVGDLVMMPMGRVFNFADPENNYFALVEK; encoded by the coding sequence ATGATTCATCAAATTGGACAAGTAATGCTATATGTTAATGATCAAGATATGGCCGTGAAGTTTTGGACAGAAAAAGTAGGTTTTGTTGTTATTTCTGAACAGGAAAAGGCAGGTATGCGCTGGATTGAAATTGCACCAACCAAGGAAGCTCAAACATCCTTTGTACTTCATAACAAAGAAATGATTGCTAAAATGCAGCCTGAGCTAAATTTAGGAACACCTTCTATTATGTTTTACGCTGATAAAATTGAAGAGATGTACCAAGATTTTCAGGCAAAGGGCATTAAAGTAGGGGACCTAGTAATGATGCCAATGGGTAGAGTTTTTAACTTTGCTGACCCTGAAAATAACTATTTTGCCTTAGTTGAAAAATAA
- a CDS encoding methyl-accepting chemotaxis protein, whose protein sequence is MKQLSLRKKLIFSFLAMLLIPTLLIGIVSYQSAEQQISEEQHASATESVRILNSNITTMIEPKLKDVQYFSQKFSKAYFQDDSSLELKSLLSEYVNMHPEVELIYIGTAEGKLFDQPVQEYPDGFDPRTRPWYKQALDNNGKTSITAPYVTQSTGDIVITITQALPDGSGVLGLDLNISTLSDITNNIRIGETGFASLLDSNKIYIAQPDKASGTEATESYITKIYEQESGTVIERDRHLQFVTNELTGWKVIGTMFTAEAAKAAASTLNINLIIIVISIVVGVIFMLFMIKSIVSPINRLKQSALKISDGDLTEFIEIHSKDEIGQLGEAFIAMKVSLKKLIRNVDQSSQHVQTSAQNLSANAEQNIAASEQVADAMQQMAISTEKQTTGIDQNAISVEEIAKGVVEVADSSMQVSDLSSHAIQLAEEGGQSVEQTVQQMNSIHESVTQSDTMIKALYDRTKEIGSILEMISAISDQTNLLALNAAIEAARAGEHGKGFSVVADEVRKLAEQSHQSAEQISALITTIQQDTAKSVQTMVKASTDVQDGLQLTEETRKKFASIIESLRNIAPKMEDISASAQEMSAVVEEVSATAIELSDHAKLNAAATEEVAASTEQTLSSMQDMASSAKTLLDMADELQGYVNRFKY, encoded by the coding sequence TTGAAACAACTAAGTTTAAGAAAAAAGCTTATTTTTTCGTTTTTAGCCATGCTTCTCATCCCAACACTATTAATTGGAATAGTTTCTTACCAAAGTGCTGAACAGCAGATTTCAGAGGAACAACACGCAAGTGCAACTGAAAGTGTGCGTATTCTTAATTCCAATATTACAACTATGATTGAACCCAAGTTGAAAGATGTACAATATTTTTCACAAAAATTTAGTAAAGCCTACTTTCAAGATGATAGCAGTTTAGAACTTAAATCTTTATTAAGTGAATATGTAAATATGCACCCTGAAGTAGAGCTGATATACATTGGTACTGCTGAAGGCAAACTGTTTGACCAGCCTGTTCAAGAGTATCCTGATGGCTTCGACCCTCGGACAAGGCCTTGGTATAAGCAGGCTTTAGATAATAATGGAAAGACCTCAATTACTGCACCCTATGTTACACAATCTACAGGTGACATTGTCATTACAATCACTCAGGCTTTACCAGATGGTTCTGGGGTTTTAGGATTAGATCTAAATATTTCTACATTAAGTGATATTACGAATAATATACGTATTGGAGAAACGGGCTTCGCTTCTCTTTTAGATAGTAATAAAATTTACATTGCCCAGCCAGATAAAGCAAGTGGTACAGAGGCAACTGAAAGCTACATTACAAAAATTTATGAGCAAGAAAGCGGCACTGTCATTGAAAGAGACCGTCACTTACAATTTGTTACGAATGAGCTAACGGGTTGGAAGGTAATTGGTACAATGTTTACGGCGGAAGCTGCAAAAGCTGCTGCCTCCACATTGAATATAAATTTGATTATCATTGTTATTTCCATTGTCGTTGGCGTTATTTTTATGCTCTTCATGATAAAGTCTATTGTTAGCCCAATTAATCGACTGAAGCAAAGTGCGTTGAAAATTAGTGACGGTGATTTAACGGAGTTTATTGAAATTCATTCTAAAGATGAAATTGGTCAGCTTGGAGAAGCCTTTATCGCTATGAAAGTTAGCTTAAAAAAACTAATTCGTAATGTCGATCAAAGCTCACAACATGTCCAAACATCCGCTCAAAATCTATCTGCCAATGCAGAACAAAATATTGCTGCCTCAGAGCAAGTGGCGGATGCCATGCAACAAATGGCAATTAGTACAGAAAAACAAACAACAGGTATTGACCAGAATGCCATTTCAGTTGAAGAAATTGCTAAAGGCGTTGTAGAAGTTGCAGACAGTTCCATGCAGGTTTCTGATTTATCTAGCCATGCTATCCAATTGGCTGAAGAAGGCGGACAATCTGTCGAACAAACTGTGCAGCAAATGAATTCTATTCATGAGTCCGTTACGCAATCAGATACAATGATTAAAGCACTCTATGACCGCACGAAAGAGATCGGTTCCATTTTAGAAATGATTAGTGCTATTTCAGACCAAACAAATTTACTTGCTCTAAATGCGGCTATTGAAGCAGCTAGAGCAGGAGAACATGGCAAAGGCTTCTCAGTAGTGGCGGATGAAGTGCGCAAATTAGCAGAGCAATCTCATCAATCAGCAGAGCAAATTTCCGCGCTCATTACTACTATTCAGCAGGATACAGCAAAATCTGTACAGACCATGGTCAAAGCGTCGACAGATGTTCAAGACGGCTTACAATTGACAGAAGAAACGAGAAAGAAATTCGCGAGTATAATTGAAAGCCTACGAAACATCGCGCCGAAAATGGAGGATATTTCTGCATCAGCTCAAGAGATGTCAGCAGTGGTGGAAGAAGTCTCAGCAACTGCTATTGAACTATCAGATCACGCAAAATTAAATGCTGCTGCTACAGAAGAAGTTGCCGCTTCCACGGAACAAACCTTATCTTCAATGCAAGATATGGCTTCATCAGCCAAAACTCTACTTGATATGGCTGATGAATTGCAGGGCTATGTGAATCGTTTTAAATATTAA